In Haliscomenobacter hydrossis DSM 1100, the DNA window GTTGATTTTGTACTCAACAATCCCAAAACGGTAGGCCCAACGGCTACCAATCAATCGTTGAACGGACTCATCTCCGGCCCAGTCATCGATACCGACGTAAAAAACCTGGGCATTCCCAATTTTGCAGACAATTGCAAATCCTGCGGTTGCAACGTTACCCTTAAATTTTCGGATCGGTTGGAAACGGTCAATTGTACCGAATCCATCGTCAATGGGGTATACGCACGCATCCGCCGTGTATTTGTCGCTACCGATTGTCGAGGCATGACCCAAAGTGTAGAACAAGTCATTACTTTCCGTCGACCCGTTTTGAACGATTTCAAATTTGATTTTGCTGGCGATGCCAATTATAAAGCCATCATCAGTTATGATGCTTGTGCCGCCAACAAGAGCCAAATTCGCCGGATTGACGTTGTACCTTATCTGACCAATTACTTTGGGAAAAAAATCTACCTGGATACACTCACCTGCAACTATGGTTTAAATGTCAGTGATATTGAATTTCCTACTTGTAATGGTACCGGTCTGAAAATTGAACGTACACTTAAACTGTTCGACTGGTGTTTGAACCGCGAAGTCGCACAATACAAGATCTTGATCAAATTGGGGGATACCAGTCCTCCCCGCATCCTTAAACTCTCGCGCATTCCTGTCGTGAGCACTGGTCCATCCGATTGTACCGCAGCCCTGCCAACCACTGCTGCGGGTTTGCGCACCGTCTTGGGTACCACCATCAGTGACAATTGTAACCTCGGTACATTGAGTTTAAGAGTGCGTACCAAAGGTCGGATAGTTAGCGGGATCATTGTTGACACCACCAATTGGTACAACATGACTTATCCGGTCAGCAATGGTGTAATCACCGGGATTACCGTAGGGCGGCACCGCCTGATCATTACTGTAAACGATGGCTGTTACAATACGGTAGTGGATTCGGTAGAATTTTTTGTCAAAGACCTCATTGCCCCGGTCATGAAATGTGACGACAAGCTGCGGGTATCCCTGTCCAATACGCCAGGATTACAAACGGGCTATGGCAAAGTAACCGCTCAGGACATTGATGAAGGATCCTGGGACAATTGTGGTAGACTTAAGTGGATGAGGGTTCGCCGGGTAATTCCACCAGGATGTGAAGCCACTTTTGTTGGGGGCCAATACGATGTGAATGGCAATGGAAAAATAGATCCTCTCCCCGCCGACGGTGATTGGACGGAGGCGGATGGATTTGACCTTAACGGCGATGGTGACTTAGCCGACTTCGGCGAAACCTTTATCATTAAGGAGGGCAAACTCTTGTCGCCATTGGGTGATTTTATGGAGTTTTTCTGTTGTGACCTCGGGGCATTGGTTACCGTGGAACTATGGGGCGAAGACCTGGCAGGCAACCGCAACTACTGTTGGATGAATTTGCTCATCGAAGACAAAACCTCACCCATTTGTACGGCGCCATGGCCAGCAACGGTTTATTGCACCGACAAATGCCTCGGGCAATTGGAAGACCGTGCGGCATCTTCCGTTTGTTTTGGTGATGTCGACATCCAGGGTGGTAACGATTGTACCAACTTGAATATACAATACTCCGTAGTAAACAAGGTAAAATGTGGCAAAGGCACCATCATCCGGCGCTGGACGATTGCGAAAGGCAGTCAGTCCACCTCTTGTGAGCAGGTCATTACTGTAGTGCCCATCCATGAATACGATATTTGTTTCCCTCGGGATGCAACCGCAGATTGTAAAAAAGTAAACGCTGATTCCGCATTCGCCGTTGAATTGGGTTGTGATGTTTTGGCGATCAATGTAAGCGACAAACGTTACGACGCCAGTGATAGCGAGTGTTATAAAATTTTCCGTACGTACACCGTAATCAACTGGTGTGCTTACGACGATCGTTGTGGTGATCCCATGGCCAACGGCAAAGTGTATGTCGTAGACCGGAACGTGTTTGGAAACCTTGGCAAAGACCCAATTTATGTACTGGTACGGGATAAAGACCGCAATGGCGACGAGGAATTCTGGATTTCGAAAAACCGTACTCCTGGCGAAGACTTTGATATTCGATTCACTCCCCCAATTTGTGATGCTACCGACGATTATTACCACAGTTTCATGTATACCCAAATTATTAAGGTAGAAGATTCGCAGGTACCCGTGGTAACCATTCCTCAATTGACGGTTTTCCAAACCCGGGCAACCGATTGTTTGGCGGATGTCACCATTACTTTCCGTGGAACGGACAACTGTAGTGCATCGGTAGAACTGGAAATTCCCCAACTCATGGTGGCACCCAATCAGACGCTCAGCGGGCCTTTCATCATGTACAGTTCTACCCGTTGGACCACCAAAGCCAATGCCGACGGCAGCTTCACGGTTACCGTGAAAAACCTGCCCGAAGGCAAGCACGATTTGATTGTATTGATTAGGGACGGTTGTGGCAACTTGAGCAAAGCAACCCGGATTCCTTTTGAAGTACGCGACCGCAAAGCCCCTGCACCAATCTGTATCAAGGGCCTTTCCCTTTCCCTGATGAGTGATCAACAAGGTGGAGGCACTATGGCGGTATGGGCTACTGATTTTGTGGCCAGCCCTATTTATGATTGCAACGGCCAGGGCGAAACCAACGCCCAGGGCTTGAAAAAGGTCACGAAATACTCCATCAACCGTAAGGGGACTGCTGTCAATGCAGCCAATACAGGGTTGGTGTTGACTTGCGCCGACAAAGGCAAGGCGATAGAAGTAGAAATCCACGCCTGGGACGAAGCGGGGAACCACGATTTCTGCCTCACTTTTGTGGAAGTGCAAGACAACAACAAGGTTTGCCCCGGCGGAATTGTAGAACCCGTAACCATTTCTGGATACGTAGCGACTGCAAAAAACACCATGATGAAAGGGGTGCCCGTTCAACTCTCGGGCGATGTCGTTAAAATGAACACCAGCGGAAGCGATGGCACTTATAATTTCCTGGGTTTGAGCAAGGGTAAAAACTATACCCTTACCCCAGACTTGAACAAGGATTTTGGCAATGGTATTTCTACGATGGATTTGCTTGTTTTACAAAAACACCTGATTAATAGTGAACCCATTACGGATCCTTATCGCTTAATTGCCGCAGATGTAGACAACTCTGGTCACGTATCCGTGGGGGACCAAATTCGCTTGCGCAAATTTATCCTCAACATGATACCCGATTTTGGTGGAACCAAGAGTTGGTGTTTTGTTGACCAGGCATACCGTTTCCCGGATCCGCTCAACCCCTGGAAAGAAGCTTTCCCTCAAACCATTGCCATGCCGAACCTGGACCACGATGTCAAGGCCAATTTTGTGGGCATTAAAGTAGGGGACCTGAACCAAAGCGCTACGGTAAATGCATTCCAGGTACCCGAGTTGCGCACTGGGGAGAACCTCAAACTGGAAATGAAAAACCTCGACCTGGAGGCTGGAACTACGTATGAGCTTCCCGTAAACGTTGCCGACATGAGCAAAATCTCCGGGTATCAATTTGCCCTGGATTTGGACCTCAGATCCCTCGAATTTATCGGTATTCTGGATGGTGTTGCCAAATTGGATAATTTTGGCATCTTTGCAGAACAGGGCATGCTGACTACTTCCTGGATCGACCAGGGCCGCACCAAGAACGGAGCATTGTTTACCCTGGTCGTCAAGGCCAAGACCGATGTGCAATTGAGCAAGGCTTTAAGGATCAACCCGCAGGTCATGAGTGCTGAGGCATACAACCGCGAAAACGAGGTGATGGGGCTTGCCCTTTCGTTTGGCGACAATATCCTGGATATCAACCAGGATCGTGGGCTGGTACTTGAACAAAATCAACCCAACCCATTCCGTACGGAGGCTCAAATCGGCTTCTGGTTGCCACAAACGGGGGAGGCTACCCTCAACGTCTACGATGTGACAGGTCGGGTTGTCAAATCCTTCCGTCAATCCTTCGATCGTGGGTACAACCAATTACTGCTGAAACACACCGATCTCCCTGCTGATGGCGTATATTATTACACGTTGATGCAAAATGGGGCTACGGCTACGCGTAAAATGATTGTGACCAAGTAAGTTGAAAAGTTGAAGGGTTTATAGTTGAAAAGTTGAAGGCCTTTCATTCCATTTTTGGGAGTGAAAGGCCTTCTGCTTTTAGTAGACTGCTAATGAACCACCTCTGAGGTGGTGGTTCATTAGCAATCTAGTGTTTTTAAAATTTTTAAGCGAAAAAATGCGTTTCACAGAATTTTCTGCAAATTTCGTTTAGGGATTTAGGTACTTTATTTTACTTAGTAAAAGGAAGAGTTTTGAAGCAATTCTATTAGAGCGCAATTATGGCTGAAAAAGCATTTACGGACGAGCAATTAGTCGTATTTCTTCGTGCGGGTAACAGGGTAGCATACGAAGAAATCTATCGACGTTACTGGGACAAATTGTTTGAATGGGCATCCCATCAGATCGGCGTTGAAGATGCTGAAGAGGTGCTTCAGGAGGTGTTTTTGAGTTTGTGGCATCGGCGTGCTGATGTCATCATCAAACGATTGGACGTTTACCTGGCGGTGGCCGTAAAAAACCTTGTTTTCAACTTCTTTAAATCTCAACTTACTTATCGTAAATATCAAGAGTATTTGGTCTTCAAAGAATTGGAACAGTCTCCGGATGGTGGTCAAATTTTGAACTTCAAAGAACTGACCGTTGCCATAGAAGCAGCGTTGAATCGGTTGCCAGAAAAAAGTGCCGAGGTATTTCGACGCAGCCGTTTTGAGAACCAACCCGTAAAAGAAATTGCCAAACATTTGAGTTTAAGTGAAAAGGCAGTAGAATATCACCTTACTAAATCTATAAAGTACTTGAAAGACACCTTAAAGTCATATCATGCTGAGAATTGATCAACCTTAAACTATGTTGAAATGACGCAACAGGAGTTCAATGAACTATCCAAACGCTATCTTGAAGGTAAAACTACAGAAGAGGAAGAAAAACCCATTCTGGCCTGGTTTGAATCCCAGCCTGAATTCAAAAAAACCTCTGCTCCCGGAGAAGAATCCCTCACGGTTCGTAAGAGAGTTTGGGCCAACATTAGTAAAGAACTCAAAGTGTCTGTATCAGCGAGAATCATCCGCATGGCCTGGATACTCGGTACTGCTGTCTGTATGCTTCTGGGATATATATGGTTCGTGAAATTAAGCCCGGCGCAGGTACCAAAAAAAAACCAAAAAAGCCCAACGGTAATCGCTCACCGTGGAATAGAATTGAAAAACACGACTTATTCTGATCAAAAAATAACCCTTGCGGATGGCTCATTGGTGATTTTGGAACCCGGAAGTAGCCTGGTTTACAACAAAGACTTCAATCGGATCAAGCGCGAGCTGCACCTCAATGGGGAGGCATTTTTTGAAGTCACCAAGAATCCATCCAAACCCTTTATCGTACATGCGGGCAAACTGATTGCCAAAGTACTGGGCACTTCTTTTACCATCAAAAATACTAAAGATTCCAAAAATGTAATGGTAGATGTGCTGACAGGTAAGGTCTCCGTTTACGCTGAAAAAACACCGCAAGAAAAATCAAGTGTAAAAGAGAAACTCAAGGTTGTCGTTTTGACCCCCAATCAACGTGTACAATATTTGAGTACGGAAAACAGGCTGGTTAAATCCATTGTAGAATCACCCAATGTCATCATCACCAGGGAAGAGCTTAAAAAACTCACTTTTGTCGATGCGCCCATTTCCCTTGTTTTTGAGGCCATTGAAAAGGCTTATGGCCTTGAGGTCGTCTATGATGAAAAGGTGATGCAAGATTGTATCATGACGACTTCTCTTGACGAGGAAAACCTCCATGATAAACTTACGATCATCTGCAAATTGTTAAATGCATCCTACAAAATAGAGGATGCACAGATCATCGTGAGCAGTAATGGTTGTTTATAAAGTTCGATAATGTCGCCAGTAAGTGATGTGTTGAACATTTTTTTTTGACTTTCACAAAAATTTCTTAACTTAACCAACATCAGAGGCATGAAAAAAAATCTACTGCACCGTGAAAAACTGCTTCAGCTCATGAGAATCTCGCTTGCTCAAATCATTCTGGCTGGGCTTTTCGCGGGTATGGGTTACGCTCACCCCGCCTTTTCCCAGAAGGTGTTATTGCAAAAGCTCAGTCTCAATCTTGAGGACAAGAAACTATGCGAGGTCTTATTCTTGATTGAAAAGAAAGCCGACGTTCATTTTTCCTATTTGCCGAAGCAGATTGAAGCCAACCGTAAAGTAAGTATCCAGGTCGAGGATGAAAGCCTGGAAAAAATCCTGGATCGGGTGTTCAAAAAAACACCTATTCGGTATGAGGTTTTTGGATCAAAACAAATTTTGCTGAGCAAAACCTCCCTGGAGCGTTACGAACAGCAAGATTTTGAAAATCTACCCAAAATCGAGCCGATCGTCATCCAAAAACCTGATTTTAGGGTACAAGGTACTGTTACCGACAATTCCGGAGAACCTATGGTGGGCGCTTCTGTAGTTTTGGAAGGTACCACCCAGGGCGCTATCACCGATGCCAGCGGCAAATACACGCTGGATTTGGCGGATGCCGACCGCAATGGTACCTTGATCTTCAGCTTTGTAGGCTACACTACCATCCGCGTCCCCATTGATGGCCGTGCTACGGTCAATGTGGTACTGGAAGAAGGTAAAGTACTGGATGAAGTGGTCGTCGTAGGTTATGGTACCCAAAAGAAGTCTTCCTTGACTGGTGCTGTATCTTCAGTAAGTCAGAAAGACCTGAAGGCGCTGCCCGTCATCAGCTTGACCCAGGCCATTCAGGGACGTGTACCTGGTGTATCGATCACCAACAACAGTAGCCCTGGCTCCGATCCAATCATTCGCATCCGGGGTATCGGTTCGATCAGCTTGAATCCCAATCCATTGTTTGTCATTGATGGTGTGCCTGCAGGCGGCTTAAACAACATCGACCCCAAGGATATTGAGTCCTTGGAAGTACTTAAAGATGCTAGTGCTGCATCTATTTATGGCTCAAGAGCAGCCAACGGAGTTGTTTTGATCACAACAAAAAAAGGAGTTGCCGGTAAGATGAAGGTAAATCTGGATTCTTACTATGGCGTGCAATCCGCTTGGAAAACCCTTGATTTACTCAATCGCGACGAGTACGTTCGTTACGGAACTGCCCTGCTGACTGCTTCCAATCAGCCAGTACCTGGCCGTTTCACCAACCTGAATACGCCCATTTACGATGGAGCAAGTACCACTTTTGGCCAGACCGATACGGATTGGCAAGATGTGATGTTCCGCTCCGCACCGATCATGGACCATCAGTTGTCCATTTCCGGTGGCAACGACGTATCCCGGGTATATACCTCTTTGGGCTACCTCAGCCAGGATGGGATCATGCCTGTTACCGATTACCAGCGCCAAAGTTTCCGCATCAACTCGGATCACAAAGTGGCCAAGTGGTTGACCCTGGGCCAAACCCTGTTGGTAGCAACGGACAAGCGTCGTTTGGAGCGCGACGGTGGGGGCCGTACTCAGATCCAGAATATCATGCGGATGATCCCTTACTGGCCAGTACGTGACCCAACTAAAATTGGTGGATTCAGTACCACTGCTCAAGGTTTGGATGCTACCGACCCTGAAAACCCCCTGCGCATTGCCGAGCAGGAACAACAGTATCAGATCGACAACGGGGTAAAAATGCTGGGTACGTTTTTCACCGAAGTGAAATTCACCAATTGGCTGAAGTACCGCTTCGTGGCGGGTGCTGATTTTGCCAATAGCCAGTTTACCAGCTTCCTGCCCATCTACAACGATGGCAACCGCAGCCGGGTTATTGCCGCACTGTCTGAAAACCGGAATAATTTCTTCTCTACCGTATTCACCAACCAGTTGACCTTTGATCAATCTTTTGGTAACCACAATGTCAACGTCATTGCAGTAGCGGAGAAACAGGATGCCAAGTCTGAGGGTATTTCGGCCAGTGGTCAACGTCCAGACAACAACGTTCAAGTATTACAGGGGATTTCCAACCCGAATGGTTCGTCTTCCTTGTCTCAAAACTCTTTGATCTCGTATGTTGGTCGTTTGACTTACGACTACGCCGGAAAATACCTGCTGGGCGCTTCGATTCGTCGGGATGGTTCTTCCAAATTCGCTCCTGGCCGCAAGTGGGGTATCTTCCCATCTGCATCGGTGGGATGGCGCATCAGCGAGGAACCATTTATGAAATCGATTACAGCGATTTCTTCGCTGAAATTGCGGGCCAGCATCGGTCAAACCGGATACAATGCCATCGGTGATTACGACTGGCAACCACTCATTTCGGCCAATTCGACCATTTACCCATTTGGCAACGCCACCACCAACCTTGGTTCGTACTTCAACCGCTTGGGTAACACTGGCTTGAGCTGGGAAGAAACGACCATGAGCAACATTGGTTTTGACCTGTCTTTAGGCCGTTTCGACATCAGTGCCGAATTGTACAAGCGCAAAACGGATGGTCTGTTGTTGAGCGTGCCACTACCTGAATCATTGGGTTTCTCATCTAGCCCACTGGCCAACGTAGGCAGCATGCAAAATACCGGTTTTGAACTCGCGCTCGGCTACAACCACCGCAGCACCGATTTCAACTGGAGTTTGACGGGTACTTTTGACATGATCCGCAACAAGGTTTTGAGCCTCGCTACACCCAACGCCACCATCAACTCCGGCAACAATGCTGACTTTGGCGGTTTTGACATTACCCGTACCCAAGCAGGACAACCCATTCAGTCGTTCTATGGCTGGCAGGTAGATGGCATCTTCCAAAGTGCTGCTGAGGTAGCTGCAGCCAATGCCCTGGGCAACGACAATGCGCCTTATCAAAACGCCTCCACTGCTCCTGGTGACATTCGTTTTAAGGACTTGAATAACGATGGCAAAGTTGACGGCAGTGACCGTACTTTCCTGGGCAGCTATTTGCCTAAATTCTCCTATGGCTTGAACTGGGGTGGTACCTACAAAAACTTCGATTTTGCGGTTTACATCCAAGGTGTACAAGGCAATAAAATTTACAATGGTGTCAAAGTCATTGGTCAAGGTATGTTACGTCTCTTCAATGCCAGTACCGACGTTCTGGATGCCTGGACTCCGTCAAACACCGACACAGATGTGCCTCGTGCAGTCAGTGGGGATCCAAACCAAAATACCCGTACTTCCGACCGTTTCATTGAGGATGGTTCTTATCTGCGGATCAAAAATATCAGCATTGGCTATACTTTCTCCAGCGAAAAACTGAAGGAACTCAGCAACAATGTGATCAGCCGTGTTCGGGTTTATGTATCCAGTCAGAACTTGTTGACTTTCACCAAGTATTCTGGATATGATCCTGAGGTGGCTTCAAGAGGCTATAACCTGCTCAACAATGGTATCGACTATGGCCAATACCCACAGGCACGTACCGTTTTATTGGGCGTA includes these proteins:
- a CDS encoding RNA polymerase sigma factor; translation: MAEKAFTDEQLVVFLRAGNRVAYEEIYRRYWDKLFEWASHQIGVEDAEEVLQEVFLSLWHRRADVIIKRLDVYLAVAVKNLVFNFFKSQLTYRKYQEYLVFKELEQSPDGGQILNFKELTVAIEAALNRLPEKSAEVFRRSRFENQPVKEIAKHLSLSEKAVEYHLTKSIKYLKDTLKSYHAEN
- a CDS encoding FecR family protein, producing the protein MTQQEFNELSKRYLEGKTTEEEEKPILAWFESQPEFKKTSAPGEESLTVRKRVWANISKELKVSVSARIIRMAWILGTAVCMLLGYIWFVKLSPAQVPKKNQKSPTVIAHRGIELKNTTYSDQKITLADGSLVILEPGSSLVYNKDFNRIKRELHLNGEAFFEVTKNPSKPFIVHAGKLIAKVLGTSFTIKNTKDSKNVMVDVLTGKVSVYAEKTPQEKSSVKEKLKVVVLTPNQRVQYLSTENRLVKSIVESPNVIITREELKKLTFVDAPISLVFEAIEKAYGLEVVYDEKVMQDCIMTTSLDEENLHDKLTIICKLLNASYKIEDAQIIVSSNGCL
- a CDS encoding T9SS type A sorting domain-containing protein, which encodes MKMTFTHIVTILYRILPVGVLLGLFLIPQWAKAQCDPRTSCINQVQVTMDANCKFTITPNLVGFGDCVGTYRVVVSDSNPSNGNIIDCPGLWDYAVLNTANEVLCWGKILAEDKSGPILVSTDFINTTLWCTDVDFVLNNPKTVGPTATNQSLNGLISGPVIDTDVKNLGIPNFADNCKSCGCNVTLKFSDRLETVNCTESIVNGVYARIRRVFVATDCRGMTQSVEQVITFRRPVLNDFKFDFAGDANYKAIISYDACAANKSQIRRIDVVPYLTNYFGKKIYLDTLTCNYGLNVSDIEFPTCNGTGLKIERTLKLFDWCLNREVAQYKILIKLGDTSPPRILKLSRIPVVSTGPSDCTAALPTTAAGLRTVLGTTISDNCNLGTLSLRVRTKGRIVSGIIVDTTNWYNMTYPVSNGVITGITVGRHRLIITVNDGCYNTVVDSVEFFVKDLIAPVMKCDDKLRVSLSNTPGLQTGYGKVTAQDIDEGSWDNCGRLKWMRVRRVIPPGCEATFVGGQYDVNGNGKIDPLPADGDWTEADGFDLNGDGDLADFGETFIIKEGKLLSPLGDFMEFFCCDLGALVTVELWGEDLAGNRNYCWMNLLIEDKTSPICTAPWPATVYCTDKCLGQLEDRAASSVCFGDVDIQGGNDCTNLNIQYSVVNKVKCGKGTIIRRWTIAKGSQSTSCEQVITVVPIHEYDICFPRDATADCKKVNADSAFAVELGCDVLAINVSDKRYDASDSECYKIFRTYTVINWCAYDDRCGDPMANGKVYVVDRNVFGNLGKDPIYVLVRDKDRNGDEEFWISKNRTPGEDFDIRFTPPICDATDDYYHSFMYTQIIKVEDSQVPVVTIPQLTVFQTRATDCLADVTITFRGTDNCSASVELEIPQLMVAPNQTLSGPFIMYSSTRWTTKANADGSFTVTVKNLPEGKHDLIVLIRDGCGNLSKATRIPFEVRDRKAPAPICIKGLSLSLMSDQQGGGTMAVWATDFVASPIYDCNGQGETNAQGLKKVTKYSINRKGTAVNAANTGLVLTCADKGKAIEVEIHAWDEAGNHDFCLTFVEVQDNNKVCPGGIVEPVTISGYVATAKNTMMKGVPVQLSGDVVKMNTSGSDGTYNFLGLSKGKNYTLTPDLNKDFGNGISTMDLLVLQKHLINSEPITDPYRLIAADVDNSGHVSVGDQIRLRKFILNMIPDFGGTKSWCFVDQAYRFPDPLNPWKEAFPQTIAMPNLDHDVKANFVGIKVGDLNQSATVNAFQVPELRTGENLKLEMKNLDLEAGTTYELPVNVADMSKISGYQFALDLDLRSLEFIGILDGVAKLDNFGIFAEQGMLTTSWIDQGRTKNGALFTLVVKAKTDVQLSKALRINPQVMSAEAYNRENEVMGLALSFGDNILDINQDRGLVLEQNQPNPFRTEAQIGFWLPQTGEATLNVYDVTGRVVKSFRQSFDRGYNQLLLKHTDLPADGVYYYTLMQNGATATRKMIVTK
- a CDS encoding TonB-dependent receptor; translated protein: MKKNLLHREKLLQLMRISLAQIILAGLFAGMGYAHPAFSQKVLLQKLSLNLEDKKLCEVLFLIEKKADVHFSYLPKQIEANRKVSIQVEDESLEKILDRVFKKTPIRYEVFGSKQILLSKTSLERYEQQDFENLPKIEPIVIQKPDFRVQGTVTDNSGEPMVGASVVLEGTTQGAITDASGKYTLDLADADRNGTLIFSFVGYTTIRVPIDGRATVNVVLEEGKVLDEVVVVGYGTQKKSSLTGAVSSVSQKDLKALPVISLTQAIQGRVPGVSITNNSSPGSDPIIRIRGIGSISLNPNPLFVIDGVPAGGLNNIDPKDIESLEVLKDASAASIYGSRAANGVVLITTKKGVAGKMKVNLDSYYGVQSAWKTLDLLNRDEYVRYGTALLTASNQPVPGRFTNLNTPIYDGASTTFGQTDTDWQDVMFRSAPIMDHQLSISGGNDVSRVYTSLGYLSQDGIMPVTDYQRQSFRINSDHKVAKWLTLGQTLLVATDKRRLERDGGGRTQIQNIMRMIPYWPVRDPTKIGGFSTTAQGLDATDPENPLRIAEQEQQYQIDNGVKMLGTFFTEVKFTNWLKYRFVAGADFANSQFTSFLPIYNDGNRSRVIAALSENRNNFFSTVFTNQLTFDQSFGNHNVNVIAVAEKQDAKSEGISASGQRPDNNVQVLQGISNPNGSSSLSQNSLISYVGRLTYDYAGKYLLGASIRRDGSSKFAPGRKWGIFPSASVGWRISEEPFMKSITAISSLKLRASIGQTGYNAIGDYDWQPLISANSTIYPFGNATTNLGSYFNRLGNTGLSWEETTMSNIGFDLSLGRFDISAELYKRKTDGLLLSVPLPESLGFSSSPLANVGSMQNTGFELALGYNHRSTDFNWSLTGTFDMIRNKVLSLATPNATINSGNNADFGGFDITRTQAGQPIQSFYGWQVDGIFQSAAEVAAANALGNDNAPYQNASTAPGDIRFKDLNNDGKVDGSDRTFLGSYLPKFSYGLNWGGTYKNFDFAVYIQGVQGNKIYNGVKVIGQGMLRLFNASTDVLDAWTPSNTDTDVPRAVSGDPNQNTRTSDRFIEDGSYLRIKNISIGYTFSSEKLKELSNNVISRVRVYVSSQNLLTFTKYSGYDPEVASRGYNLLNNGIDYGQYPQARTVLLGVNLGFN